From one Labeo rohita strain BAU-BD-2019 chromosome 8, IGBB_LRoh.1.0, whole genome shotgun sequence genomic stretch:
- the tspy gene encoding testis specific protein Y-linked isoform X2 — protein MSTNSDSSQPSETNQRKRSASPSGESESTLLKQAKVSDEERRNDSNEDAEPEKVGNGEPKHGSEHLEDAKEKDVVIRDEADAQESTGGGESARQPSDSAAIAAAEALASLTGGDGDEDCKEMPCSSNKASREKSRYKSSRPGCSQSERRTEAAAADSSSSLLLCEDREDPEQASFVDDDDEEEEEDDSLAGSSSTASSSVASDNEDNEDGECAIVSVKMAPEVRQSVALLAQVQMRLDALEKKGARLHQRLEMKLSRQRRPHLDQRSAITQAIPGFWVTALLNHPHLSAQIDESDEDALSYMTNLEIESFKNNKLGYRICFHFRRNPFFQNKMIVKELHLGMGGSPVSFSNPILWHRGQNLVGSGEPRRTSQGVYQSFFHWFSDHSNPGRDEIAQILKDDLYRNPLRYYLTPLWEPRENGSAPKPQGSNNGDDCVIISDSDEDEEQKSQNLEQEDEDDDQVGGSEDNDRDEGESSYEEREEEEVDVEEVEDSRDSGGCEVREQGQEEEDIDVDEEKS, from the exons ATGAGTACAAACTCGGACAGCAGTCAGCCGTCCGAAACTAATCAGAGGAAAAGAAGTGCAAGTCCAAGTGGAGAGTCTGAGTCCACGCTGCTCAAGCAGGCGAAAGTAAGTGATGAGGAACGAAGGAATGATTCTAATGAAGATGCAGAACCTGAGAAAGTTGGCAACGGTGAGCCAAAACATGGATCTGAGCATCTTGAAGACGCTAAAGAGAAGGATGTAGTGATTCGGGATGAAGCAGACGCGCAGGAGAGCACTGGTGGAGGTGAGAGCGCACGCCAGCCGTCAGATTCCGCTGCCATCGCCGCAGCAGAAGCGCTTGCCAGTCTGACCGGTGGAGACGGGGACGAAGACTGTAAAGAAATGCCCTGTTCGTCCAACAAAGCGAGCCGTGAGAAATCACGCTATAAGTCTAGCCGTCCCGGTTGCTCTCAGAGCGAGAGAAGGACGGAGGCAGCCGCGGCTGACAGCTCCTCATCCCTGCTGCTCTGCGAGGACCGAGAAGATCCAGAGCAGGCATCGTTtgtagatgatgatgatgaggaggaggaggaagacgACTCCCTTGCTGGCTCTTCCTCCACGGCCAGCTCGTCTGTCGCGTCTGATAATGAGGACAACGAGGACGGTGAGTGTGCCATAGTGTCGGTGAAGATGGCCCCGGAGGTGCGGCAGTCCGTGGCGCTGCTCGCACAGGTGCAGATGCGGCTAGATGCGCTGGAGAAGAAAGGCGCGCGTCTGCACCAACGCCTGGAGATGAAACTGAGCCGCCAGCGACGCCCTCACCTGGACCAGCGCAGCGCCATCACTCAAGCCATCCCAGGCTTCTGGGTCACTGCT CTTCTGAATCACCCACATTTATCAGCACAAATTGACGAATCTGATGAAGATGCACTAAGCTACATGACTAATTTAgag ATCGAGTCTTTCAAGAACAACAAACTTGGTTACCGCATCTGCTTCCATTTCCGGCGAAATCccttttttcaaaacaaaatgattgTGAAAGAACTTCATCTTGGTATGGGAG GGTCTCCGGTGTCGTTCTCAAACCCAATTTTGTGGCACAGAGGGCAGAATCTGGTCGGTAGTGGAGAACCACGTCGAACATCACAGGGGGTCTACCAGAGCTTCTTCCACTGGTTCAGTGACCACAGCAACCCAGGAAGGGATGAAATTGCACAG ATCTTGAAGGATGACCTGTACAGAAACCCTTTGAGGTACTACCTGACTCCACTCTGGGAGCCACGAGAGAACGGCAG CGCTCCCAAACCTCAGGGCAGCAATAATGGAGACGATTGTGTGATCATCTCAGATTCAGATGAAGATGAGGAGCAGAAAAGCCAAAACTTGGAGCAGGAGGATGAAGATGATGACCAAGTTGGAG GCTCTGAAGACAATGACAGAGATGAGGGGGAATCCTCCTATgaggagagagaggaagaggaagtgGATGTTGAGGAAGTAGAAGATTCACGTGACTCCGGTGGCTGTGAGGTCAGAGAGCAAGGACAAGAAGAGGAAGATATTGATGTAGATGAAGAGAAGAGTTAG
- the tspy gene encoding testis specific protein Y-linked isoform X1: MSTNSDSSQPSETNQRKRSASPSGESESTLLKQAKVSDEERRNDSNEDAEPEKVGNGEPKHGSEHLEDAKEKDVVIRDEADAQESTGGGESARQPSDSAAIAAAEALASLTGGDGDEDCKEMPCSSNKASREKSRYKSSRPGCSQSERRTEAAAADSSSSLLLCEDREDPEQASFVDDDDEEEEEDDSLAGSSSTASSSVASDNEDNEDGECAIVSVKMAPEVRQSVALLAQVQMRLDALEKKGARLHQRLEMKLSRQRRPHLDQRSAITQAIPGFWVTALLNHPHLSAQIDESDEDALSYMTNLEIESFKNNKLGYRICFHFRRNPFFQNKMIVKELHLGMGGSPVSFSNPILWHRGQNLVGSGEPRRTSQGVYQSFFHWFSDHSNPGRDEIAQILKDDLYRNPLRYYLTPLWEPRENGSSAPKPQGSNNGDDCVIISDSDEDEEQKSQNLEQEDEDDDQVGGSEDNDRDEGESSYEEREEEEVDVEEVEDSRDSGGCEVREQGQEEEDIDVDEEKS, from the exons ATGAGTACAAACTCGGACAGCAGTCAGCCGTCCGAAACTAATCAGAGGAAAAGAAGTGCAAGTCCAAGTGGAGAGTCTGAGTCCACGCTGCTCAAGCAGGCGAAAGTAAGTGATGAGGAACGAAGGAATGATTCTAATGAAGATGCAGAACCTGAGAAAGTTGGCAACGGTGAGCCAAAACATGGATCTGAGCATCTTGAAGACGCTAAAGAGAAGGATGTAGTGATTCGGGATGAAGCAGACGCGCAGGAGAGCACTGGTGGAGGTGAGAGCGCACGCCAGCCGTCAGATTCCGCTGCCATCGCCGCAGCAGAAGCGCTTGCCAGTCTGACCGGTGGAGACGGGGACGAAGACTGTAAAGAAATGCCCTGTTCGTCCAACAAAGCGAGCCGTGAGAAATCACGCTATAAGTCTAGCCGTCCCGGTTGCTCTCAGAGCGAGAGAAGGACGGAGGCAGCCGCGGCTGACAGCTCCTCATCCCTGCTGCTCTGCGAGGACCGAGAAGATCCAGAGCAGGCATCGTTtgtagatgatgatgatgaggaggaggaggaagacgACTCCCTTGCTGGCTCTTCCTCCACGGCCAGCTCGTCTGTCGCGTCTGATAATGAGGACAACGAGGACGGTGAGTGTGCCATAGTGTCGGTGAAGATGGCCCCGGAGGTGCGGCAGTCCGTGGCGCTGCTCGCACAGGTGCAGATGCGGCTAGATGCGCTGGAGAAGAAAGGCGCGCGTCTGCACCAACGCCTGGAGATGAAACTGAGCCGCCAGCGACGCCCTCACCTGGACCAGCGCAGCGCCATCACTCAAGCCATCCCAGGCTTCTGGGTCACTGCT CTTCTGAATCACCCACATTTATCAGCACAAATTGACGAATCTGATGAAGATGCACTAAGCTACATGACTAATTTAgag ATCGAGTCTTTCAAGAACAACAAACTTGGTTACCGCATCTGCTTCCATTTCCGGCGAAATCccttttttcaaaacaaaatgattgTGAAAGAACTTCATCTTGGTATGGGAG GGTCTCCGGTGTCGTTCTCAAACCCAATTTTGTGGCACAGAGGGCAGAATCTGGTCGGTAGTGGAGAACCACGTCGAACATCACAGGGGGTCTACCAGAGCTTCTTCCACTGGTTCAGTGACCACAGCAACCCAGGAAGGGATGAAATTGCACAG ATCTTGAAGGATGACCTGTACAGAAACCCTTTGAGGTACTACCTGACTCCACTCTGGGAGCCACGAGAGAACGGCAG CAGCGCTCCCAAACCTCAGGGCAGCAATAATGGAGACGATTGTGTGATCATCTCAGATTCAGATGAAGATGAGGAGCAGAAAAGCCAAAACTTGGAGCAGGAGGATGAAGATGATGACCAAGTTGGAG GCTCTGAAGACAATGACAGAGATGAGGGGGAATCCTCCTATgaggagagagaggaagaggaagtgGATGTTGAGGAAGTAGAAGATTCACGTGACTCCGGTGGCTGTGAGGTCAGAGAGCAAGGACAAGAAGAGGAAGATATTGATGTAGATGAAGAGAAGAGTTAG